A region from the Leptolyngbya sp. 'hensonii' genome encodes:
- a CDS encoding Npun_R2479 family HD domain-containing metalloprotein, with translation MLNPTNVVIDTFVTCLQTGYQRTYGSLQPDHAEIIGWAGNMALENIANSDALYHNVEHTLLVTLVGQEILRGKHIYEGGVCCGDWLHTILSLLCHDIGYVKGVCRHDSIAQGLYATGIDNTHIALPSGATDASLTPYHVDRGKLFIEERFAGHRLIDAKCIQRNIELTRFPVPSDADHRDTTGYPGLVRAADLIGQLSDPRYLQKVSALFYEFEETGVNQDLGYRTPGDLRRGYPSFYWNVVYPYIQPALHYLDLTQEGKQITANLYATVFRVEHEAACLVR, from the coding sequence ATGTTGAACCCCACAAATGTCGTGATTGATACTTTTGTCACCTGTCTACAGACGGGCTACCAAAGAACCTACGGTAGCCTCCAGCCTGATCATGCAGAAATTATTGGTTGGGCCGGTAATATGGCCCTGGAAAATATTGCCAATAGTGATGCTCTTTACCACAACGTAGAACATACCCTCTTGGTGACCTTGGTCGGGCAGGAGATTTTACGGGGCAAGCACATTTATGAAGGTGGGGTTTGTTGTGGAGACTGGTTGCACACCATTCTTTCCCTGCTTTGCCACGACATTGGGTATGTAAAAGGGGTCTGTCGCCATGACTCGATCGCTCAGGGACTCTATGCAACCGGTATCGATAACACCCACATCGCTCTACCCTCTGGGGCCACGGACGCCAGTTTGACTCCCTATCATGTCGATCGGGGCAAATTGTTCATCGAGGAGCGTTTCGCAGGGCATCGCTTGATTGATGCAAAATGCATCCAGCGCAACATTGAGCTCACCCGCTTTCCCGTCCCTTCCGATGCCGATCACCGAGATACAACTGGTTATCCTGGGCTGGTGCGGGCTGCCGATTTAATTGGTCAACTGAGTGATCCCCGGTACTTACAGAAAGTGAGCGCCCTGTTCTATGAATTTGAAGAAACCGGAGTCAATCAAGATCTGGGATATCGCACCCCCGGCGATCTGCGTCGGGGGTACCCCAGCTTTTACTGGAATGTGGTTTATCCTTATATCCAGCCAGCCCTCCACTACCTAGACCTGACTCAAGAAGGTAAGCAAATCACCGCCAATCTGTATGCCACTGTATTTCGGGTAGAACATGAAGCCGCTTGCCTGGTGAGATAG
- a CDS encoding ATP-binding cassette domain-containing protein, with the protein MEMAQIRLEAVDLAFSALSKAPNPKKESGSDQGSALLLQGISCQIFRGDRIAIVGPSGSGKTVLLKLLNRLIDPTRGQIYLEGQKFQRIPVIQLRQQILLVPQESRLLDMTVREALLYPLKLRHLTTPEMGDRLGQWTEQLQIPTDWLDKTELQLSVGQRQWVAIARALVAQPPVLLLDEPTSALDAGKTVRLLEVLSRLTANAPSTILMVNHQLEVAEQFADRVFHLNHGFLAQDALVRDISWSKLRDAIVQAETSAAQDWE; encoded by the coding sequence ATGGAAATGGCTCAAATCAGGCTAGAGGCTGTAGATCTGGCCTTTTCAGCCCTCTCCAAGGCTCCAAATCCGAAAAAAGAATCGGGGAGTGATCAGGGTTCCGCCCTGTTGCTTCAGGGGATTTCGTGCCAGATCTTTCGAGGCGATCGGATTGCCATTGTGGGGCCATCTGGGAGTGGCAAAACGGTCCTGTTGAAATTGCTGAATCGTCTGATTGATCCGACCAGAGGCCAGATTTACCTGGAGGGGCAGAAATTTCAAAGGATTCCGGTGATTCAGTTGCGCCAGCAGATCCTGTTGGTGCCTCAGGAAAGTCGGCTGCTGGACATGACTGTGCGAGAAGCGCTGCTGTATCCGCTCAAATTGCGTCACCTCACAACCCCTGAGATGGGCGATCGTCTGGGGCAATGGACAGAGCAGCTCCAAATCCCAACGGATTGGCTGGATAAAACCGAATTGCAACTTTCGGTGGGGCAGCGACAATGGGTTGCGATCGCCCGGGCTCTGGTGGCCCAACCCCCTGTGTTGCTCCTGGATGAACCTACGTCAGCGTTGGATGCCGGAAAGACTGTGCGCCTGTTAGAGGTCTTGAGTCGTCTGACTGCGAATGCGCCAAGTACCATTCTCATGGTTAATCACCAACTTGAGGTCGCAGAACAATTTGCCGATCGGGTGTTTCACTTGAACCATGGTTTTCTGGCCCAGGATGCGCTGGTTAGAGACATCAGTTGGTCAAAATTGCGGGACGCGATCGTCCAGGCGGAGACATCCGCTGCCCAGGATTGGGAATAA
- a CDS encoding response regulator transcription factor, with amino-acid sequence MDSLIKGEHAAVGSVCIQIIEGNPHLRSLLGWHLQQAGYWVHQSADIHQARETFLTRQPVVVILDSELPGGDGLEFCRWIQQQQQSLILMLSARNSEADIVQGLKAGADDYLTKPFGMQEFLARVEALTRRNRSVLAPAMLDLGELKIDLVQRRVRFKGDLIDLTPQEFSLLYVLAQAGGSALSRSELLRRAWPDMIDNPRTVDTHVLSLRKKVETDPRQPNLIQTIRNVGYRLNLEMLDAQASKPLDHSSAKKLNGRGSSRITAETTHRL; translated from the coding sequence TTGGATTCACTGATTAAAGGAGAGCATGCCGCAGTGGGGTCAGTCTGTATTCAAATTATTGAAGGCAATCCTCACCTGCGATCGCTACTGGGTTGGCACTTGCAACAGGCAGGCTATTGGGTTCATCAGTCTGCTGATATTCATCAAGCCAGGGAAACATTCCTGACTCGACAACCGGTAGTTGTGATTTTGGATTCTGAACTACCTGGCGGTGATGGTCTGGAGTTCTGCCGGTGGATTCAGCAGCAGCAACAGTCTTTGATTCTGATGCTGTCAGCTCGGAATAGTGAAGCAGATATTGTGCAGGGGCTGAAAGCAGGGGCAGATGATTACCTGACCAAGCCTTTTGGTATGCAGGAATTTCTGGCTCGGGTTGAAGCCCTGACCCGACGGAACCGTTCGGTGCTCGCTCCTGCGATGCTCGATTTGGGCGAATTAAAAATTGATCTGGTGCAGCGACGGGTTCGCTTTAAGGGCGACCTGATTGATCTAACCCCCCAGGAGTTTAGTCTGCTCTATGTTCTGGCTCAGGCAGGGGGATCGGCTCTCAGTCGCTCCGAACTCTTGCGCAGGGCCTGGCCTGATATGATTGACAATCCTCGCACGGTGGATACCCACGTTTTGTCGCTGCGGAAGAAAGTAGAGACTGATCCGCGCCAGCCCAATTTAATTCAAACGATTCGCAATGTCGGCTATCGCCTCAATCTGGAAATGCTGGATGCTCAAGCCAGTAAGCCCCTGGATCATTCCAGCGCCAAGAAACTGAATGGTCGTGGGTCAAGCCGCATTACTGCCGAAACAACCCACAGGCTGTAA
- a CDS encoding DUF6761 family protein codes for MLQDTQAIRYYQRLTDALTDLWNRGYRYDDLRLFKDGYLSAMRHTGVIEPYQINRLEEEVLRYIHDPSNFEMTQSEPDYH; via the coding sequence ATGCTGCAGGATACTCAAGCTATCCGCTACTACCAAAGGCTAACCGACGCCCTTACTGATCTCTGGAATCGGGGCTATCGCTATGATGACTTGCGTCTGTTCAAAGATGGCTATCTTTCAGCCATGAGACACACGGGCGTGATTGAACCCTACCAAATTAACCGTCTGGAAGAGGAAGTCCTGCGATATATCCATGATCCGTCCAACTTCGAAATGACTCAATCTGAGCCGGATTACCATTAA
- the grxD gene encoding Grx4 family monothiol glutaredoxin, producing the protein MTPELKERIDTLVQQNKILVFMKGSKLMPQCGFSNNVVQILNTMGVPYETIDILEDYELRQGIKEYSNWPTIPQVYINGEFVGGSDILIELYQKGELQEVLEVALAS; encoded by the coding sequence ATGACTCCAGAGCTGAAAGAACGGATTGATACCCTGGTCCAGCAGAATAAAATTCTGGTCTTCATGAAGGGTTCCAAGTTAATGCCCCAATGTGGGTTCTCCAATAATGTGGTTCAAATTCTCAACACCATGGGAGTGCCCTACGAAACGATCGACATCCTGGAAGATTATGAATTGCGCCAGGGCATCAAGGAATACTCGAATTGGCCTACCATTCCCCAGGTTTATATCAATGGAGAGTTCGTCGGGGGTTCCGACATCCTGATTGAGCTTTACCAGAAAGGAGAGTTACAGGAAGTGTTAGAGGTCGCTCTCGCTTCCTGA
- a CDS encoding BolA family transcriptional regulator, which translates to MVSPDQVEAMIKASIPDAQVTIQDLTGGGDHFQVTIVSPLFEGKGLVQQHQLVYAALQQAVSSEAIHALSLKTYTPQRWEAAVQGG; encoded by the coding sequence ATGGTTAGTCCAGATCAAGTAGAAGCCATGATTAAGGCCAGCATTCCTGATGCCCAGGTCACGATTCAAGATCTAACTGGGGGTGGGGATCACTTCCAGGTCACCATTGTCTCCCCTCTCTTCGAAGGTAAAGGTCTGGTGCAGCAACACCAGCTCGTCTATGCTGCCCTGCAACAGGCAGTTTCTTCTGAAGCCATTCATGCCCTATCCCTCAAAACCTATACCCCTCAACGCTGGGAAGCGGCTGTACAGGGGGGCTGA
- a CDS encoding lysophospholipid acyltransferase family protein, protein MTTFYSPDRNPLPLASRSSGLDALHTVPSTPKFPSRLALSPLIEPAKGLPMTSGHSAWLTPLVYTLGQWIVLPIYFGGLKVTGQEHLPPQGPVILAPTHRSRWDAITVPYTTGLRVTGRHPRFMVSANEVKGIQGWFIRRLGGFPVDTEHPRVASLRHGVEVLQAGEMLVIFPEGGIFHDRHIHPLKPGMARLALQAEQGKPGLGIKIVPISVHYSDLIPKWRTRIQIAIGHPLSVPDYCQGSVKQSAQKLTDDLEAALKALAASHENHHGMR, encoded by the coding sequence ATGACAACGTTCTATTCTCCTGATCGCAATCCTCTACCACTGGCTTCTCGATCGTCTGGTCTGGATGCCCTGCACACGGTTCCATCTACCCCAAAATTTCCGTCCCGCTTGGCCTTATCCCCCCTGATAGAGCCAGCCAAGGGGCTGCCTATGACCTCCGGTCATTCTGCCTGGCTGACCCCACTGGTCTACACCCTGGGTCAATGGATCGTCTTACCCATCTACTTTGGGGGCCTCAAGGTCACGGGTCAGGAACATCTGCCCCCGCAAGGACCGGTGATCTTGGCTCCGACTCATCGCTCCCGTTGGGATGCCATCACAGTCCCCTACACGACTGGCCTACGGGTCACAGGCCGTCATCCCCGGTTTATGGTTTCCGCCAATGAGGTGAAAGGCATTCAGGGCTGGTTTATTCGCCGTCTGGGAGGTTTTCCTGTCGATACGGAACATCCCAGAGTTGCCAGCCTGCGCCATGGGGTTGAAGTTTTACAGGCTGGGGAAATGCTGGTGATTTTCCCGGAAGGGGGGATTTTTCACGATCGTCACATTCATCCCCTCAAACCCGGCATGGCTCGTCTGGCCCTGCAAGCAGAACAGGGAAAACCGGGACTGGGGATTAAAATTGTCCCCATTAGTGTCCATTACAGCGATCTAATCCCCAAATGGCGCACTCGAATTCAAATTGCAATCGGTCATCCCTTATCCGTGCCCGATTACTGTCAAGGCTCGGTGAAGCAGAGTGCTCAAAAGCTGACGGATGACCTGGAAGCGGCACTCAAGGCGTTAGCGGCTTCCCATGAAAACCACCATGGGATGAGGTAA
- the tadA gene encoding tRNA adenosine(34) deaminase TadA has protein sequence MRRALAVAEAAGAVGEVPVGAVIVGPDGHLLAEAGNRRERDRDPTAHAEILALRAAGQALQNWHLNECTLYVTLEPCPMCTGAILLARLGLLVYGAADPKTGAVQTVLNLPESSCSYHRLRVLNGILEPICRHQLQDWFAVRRQERRVARGL, from the coding sequence ATGAGGCGCGCCTTGGCAGTTGCTGAGGCAGCTGGGGCAGTTGGAGAAGTTCCTGTAGGGGCCGTCATCGTCGGGCCAGACGGCCATCTTTTAGCCGAAGCAGGCAATCGGCGCGAACGGGATCGGGACCCAACCGCCCACGCAGAGATTCTGGCCCTGCGGGCAGCTGGTCAGGCTCTGCAAAACTGGCATTTGAATGAATGTACGCTTTATGTCACCCTGGAGCCCTGTCCCATGTGTACAGGGGCAATCTTGCTGGCCCGACTGGGGCTTCTAGTCTATGGTGCAGCCGATCCCAAGACTGGTGCTGTTCAAACTGTCTTAAACCTACCGGAAAGTAGCTGTTCTTACCATCGTCTCCGGGTCTTAAACGGTATTCTGGAACCGATTTGTCGCCATCAATTACAGGACTGGTTCGCAGTTCGGCGGCAAGAGCGTCGTGTAGCAAGAGGTTTGTAG
- the grxC gene encoding glutaredoxin 3, with protein MLKILNSFLHRHPEAIQASVEIYTWQTCPFCMRAKLLLWWKGVNFTEYKIDGNGAARVAMAQRANGNRTVPQIFINNQLIGGCTELYELDRQGKLDPLLAQPMPSAG; from the coding sequence ATGCTGAAGATCCTCAATTCCTTCCTCCATCGTCATCCAGAAGCCATTCAAGCCAGTGTGGAAATTTACACCTGGCAGACCTGTCCCTTTTGCATGCGGGCTAAGTTGTTGCTCTGGTGGAAAGGGGTAAATTTTACAGAATACAAAATCGATGGCAACGGAGCAGCCCGAGTTGCCATGGCTCAGCGGGCCAACGGCAACCGTACCGTTCCCCAAATTTTTATTAACAACCAGCTAATCGGTGGCTGCACAGAGCTGTATGAACTGGACCGACAGGGGAAACTCGATCCCCTGCTGGCACAACCGATGCCATCCGCTGGGTAA
- the glpX gene encoding class II fructose-bisphosphatase, translating into MENTLGLEIIEVVEQAAIASARWMGKGEKNIADQVAVEAMRERMNKIYMRGRIVIGEGERDDAPMLYIGEEVGICTQPDAKTYCNPDELIEIDIAVDPCEGTNLVAYGQNGSMAVLAISEKGGLFAAPDFYMKKLAAPPAAKGKVDINKSATENLKIMSECMDRAIEELVVVVMDRPRHKDLIQEIRDAGARVRLISDGDVSAAICCAFAGTNIHALMGIGAAPEGVISAAAMRCLGGHFQGQLIYDPEIVKTGLIGESKESNIARLKEMGIDDPDRVYNDNELASGQTVLFAACGITPGTLMEGVRFFHGGARTQSLVISSQSKTARFVDTIHMVETQPKSIQLR; encoded by the coding sequence GTGGAGAATACGCTCGGTTTAGAGATTATTGAAGTAGTAGAGCAAGCCGCGATCGCTTCGGCCCGGTGGATGGGTAAAGGTGAAAAGAATATTGCCGATCAGGTCGCTGTAGAAGCGATGCGTGAGCGGATGAATAAGATTTACATGCGCGGTCGGATTGTGATTGGGGAAGGGGAGCGGGATGATGCCCCCATGCTCTACATCGGCGAGGAAGTTGGGATTTGTACCCAGCCAGATGCCAAGACCTACTGCAACCCCGATGAGCTGATTGAAATTGATATTGCCGTTGACCCCTGTGAAGGGACCAATCTGGTTGCCTATGGGCAAAATGGCTCTATGGCAGTGCTGGCCATTTCTGAGAAGGGTGGTCTGTTCGCAGCCCCCGACTTTTACATGAAAAAATTGGCTGCTCCACCGGCTGCCAAGGGCAAAGTCGATATCAACAAGTCTGCGACTGAGAACCTGAAGATCATGTCCGAATGTATGGATCGGGCGATCGAAGAACTGGTCGTTGTTGTGATGGACCGGCCCCGTCACAAGGATCTGATTCAGGAAATTCGCGATGCGGGTGCCCGTGTTCGTCTGATCAGTGATGGAGACGTTTCGGCTGCGATCTGCTGTGCTTTTGCTGGAACCAATATCCATGCGCTGATGGGAATCGGTGCAGCTCCAGAAGGCGTGATCTCGGCAGCGGCAATGCGTTGTCTGGGGGGGCATTTCCAGGGGCAGCTCATCTACGATCCGGAGATCGTCAAGACGGGTCTGATTGGGGAAAGCAAAGAGAGCAATATTGCTCGTCTCAAGGAGATGGGGATCGACGATCCCGATCGGGTATACAACGACAATGAGTTGGCTTCTGGGCAAACAGTGCTGTTTGCAGCCTGTGGGATCACCCCCGGAACCCTGATGGAAGGGGTGCGGTTCTTCCATGGTGGTGCGCGGACCCAAAGTCTGGTTATCTCCAGTCAATCCAAAACGGCTCGGTTTGTGGACACCATCCACATGGTGGAAACCCAACCCAAATCTATTCAGTTGAGATAG
- a CDS encoding glutamyl-tRNA reductase, whose protein sequence is MYIAVVGLSHKTAPVEVREKLSIPEHQGEPAMTRLKACAHVEEVAILSTCNRMELYVVTNDTELGVREVTQFLADYSKLPLAYLRPYLFVLLHQDAVMHLMRVSAGLDSLVLGEGQILAQVKQAHKLGQQYGGVGRLLNQLLKQAISAGKRVRTETSIGTGAVSISSAAVELAQMKIPHLPTSRVTIVGAGKMSRLLVQHLLAKGAGHISVCNRSMERAEELASQFKEARLQLFPLDEMMPLIASSDLVFTSTAATEPILNRGKLEAECSPHRSLMLIDIAVPRNIHADVNELAHVQAFNVDDLKAVVAQNQESRRAMAMEAEALLEEELEAFDIWWRSLETVSTISSLREKVETIRAQELEKALSRLGSEFGEKHQEIIEALTKGIVNKILHDPMVQLRAQQDIETRRMAMQSLRMLFNLEVESPIG, encoded by the coding sequence ATGTATATCGCAGTTGTCGGCCTCAGTCATAAAACCGCTCCAGTGGAAGTCCGGGAGAAGCTCAGTATTCCGGAGCACCAGGGAGAACCTGCAATGACCCGCTTGAAAGCCTGTGCCCATGTGGAAGAGGTGGCAATTCTCAGTACCTGTAACCGGATGGAATTATATGTCGTCACGAATGACACGGAGTTGGGCGTTCGGGAAGTGACCCAATTCCTGGCCGACTATAGCAAACTCCCTCTAGCGTATCTGCGGCCCTATTTGTTTGTGCTTTTGCACCAGGATGCCGTGATGCACCTGATGCGAGTCTCTGCAGGTCTGGACAGTCTGGTTTTGGGTGAGGGCCAGATTCTGGCTCAGGTCAAGCAGGCTCACAAATTAGGGCAGCAGTATGGTGGCGTGGGGCGACTACTGAATCAACTGCTAAAGCAGGCGATCTCAGCAGGTAAGCGGGTTCGGACAGAAACCAGCATTGGAACGGGGGCTGTTTCTATTAGTTCTGCAGCGGTTGAACTGGCTCAGATGAAGATTCCCCATCTTCCCACCAGTCGCGTCACGATCGTGGGGGCGGGTAAAATGTCTCGTCTGCTGGTGCAACATTTGCTGGCTAAGGGGGCTGGGCATATCTCAGTGTGTAATCGCTCGATGGAGCGGGCTGAGGAACTGGCTTCCCAATTCAAAGAAGCCCGACTGCAGCTTTTTCCGCTGGATGAAATGATGCCCTTGATTGCCAGTTCAGATTTAGTCTTTACCAGCACGGCTGCAACGGAACCTATTTTGAACCGAGGCAAGCTAGAGGCGGAATGTTCTCCTCACCGGTCTTTGATGCTGATTGACATTGCCGTGCCCCGCAATATTCATGCAGATGTGAATGAACTGGCCCATGTCCAGGCTTTTAATGTGGATGATTTGAAAGCAGTGGTGGCCCAGAACCAGGAAAGTCGGCGGGCGATGGCGATGGAGGCCGAGGCTTTGCTGGAGGAAGAATTAGAAGCTTTTGACATTTGGTGGCGATCGCTGGAAACAGTTTCTACCATTAGTAGCCTGCGGGAAAAGGTGGAAACTATCCGGGCTCAAGAACTGGAAAAAGCGCTCTCCCGTCTGGGCTCAGAATTTGGAGAAAAGCACCAGGAAATTATTGAGGCCCTCACGAAAGGGATTGTGAACAAGATCCTGCATGACCCGATGGTGCAACTGCGGGCCCAACAGGATATTGAAACCCGACGCATGGCCATGCAATCCCTGCGGATGCTGTTTAATCTGGAAGTCGAATCCCCGATCGGGTAA
- the cobS gene encoding adenosylcobinamide-GDP ribazoletransferase — protein MALNYFVKAIQQTGAAIAFYTSLPIPSAFNLDFQNVARLAPIVGLILGFILSLMDWGLQSLAVPIMTRSALVVVLWIALTGGLHLDGAMDTADGLAVQNPERRLEVMADSAAGAFGVMSAAAILLLKVAALSDLGTPYRWLALLGAAGWSRWGQQVAIAAYPYLKPTGKGAFHKVALPSLWHTGPSLVLLLILTLVPLISPQPLWPFLITLAIGGSTIALLSGAWFNHKLGGHTGDTYGAVVEWTEALLLCLLTLVS, from the coding sequence TTGGCCCTTAATTATTTCGTTAAAGCAATTCAACAAACTGGAGCAGCGATCGCCTTTTACACCAGTTTGCCTATTCCGTCTGCTTTCAATCTGGATTTTCAGAACGTTGCCCGGTTAGCCCCCATCGTGGGGCTGATCCTTGGGTTCATCCTGAGCCTCATGGATTGGGGCCTGCAGAGTCTGGCAGTTCCCATCATGACTCGTTCGGCTCTAGTGGTCGTGCTCTGGATTGCCCTGACTGGCGGACTGCACCTGGATGGAGCGATGGATACAGCCGATGGGCTGGCAGTCCAAAATCCAGAGCGTCGTTTAGAGGTCATGGCTGACAGCGCTGCCGGGGCTTTCGGGGTCATGAGTGCCGCTGCAATTCTGCTGCTCAAGGTGGCGGCTCTGTCTGATCTGGGAACCCCCTACCGCTGGCTGGCCCTCCTGGGAGCCGCAGGATGGAGTCGCTGGGGGCAGCAGGTGGCGATCGCGGCTTACCCCTACCTCAAGCCCACTGGCAAGGGGGCCTTTCACAAAGTAGCCCTGCCATCCCTCTGGCATACAGGACCCAGCCTGGTCTTATTACTGATTCTCACCCTGGTGCCCTTAATCAGCCCTCAACCGCTCTGGCCTTTTCTAATCACTCTGGCCATCGGGGGTAGCACGATCGCCCTCCTGAGCGGAGCCTGGTTTAACCACAAACTGGGTGGCCACACCGGAGACACCTATGGAGCCGTAGTGGAGTGGACAGAAGCACTCCTGCTCTGCCTGCTGACCTTGGTCAGTTGA